TCTTCTTTTAGCTCAATTTTATGTGTAATTAATGGCGTGACGTCGAGGGTCTCACCATCGATCGCCACCTTAAAAAGCGTTTTGACTTCGTCAAGTTGAGCTCTTTGCTCATCTGTGAGTTCGTGAGAAGATTCTCCAGCATCGCTAATTTCGGTGCTCTCAACCTCGTCAATTCCAACCTGCCCATCTTCTCCTAGCAAAGTTGGTCGTATCTGAAATGCTCTCCAGAAATCTCCGAAGCCTAAAATTAGTCTTCGTCGTAGTTCTGGAGCTACTAGTGTGGGTATGATTCGGGTCTGATTGTTGAAACTAATAGGTAGATGGACTAGACCTCTCACAGGGACGTTCTTTCCCTCCGCAGTTTTTACTGAAGCGGGTGTGGGgtacatttttaaatttaacgattttaTTAACTTCTCGGAGCCGGTACCCAGCACCGATCGCTGAGCTCCACTATCTAGAAGCCCTAAGATTTCTATTCCAAGAATGTTTACCTTAGCGAAAGGCCTGCCATCTCCACGCATATGAACGAAAATTTCATCCACATCTGGTTCAGAGTTATAATCGGTGATTGAAATTGGCTTATAGCCATAGGAAGTGAGATCTGCAGAAAGTTGGTTTACTGTTAGAGGGTTTTGGTGCATTGAATCAACTTGCCTCCTCAAGCTGACCCTTTGATGTTTTTTTGGCACACCGGGCATGCACTGGTAAAAACGTCAAGAAAACCACAAATATGGCAAAATTTACGCTTTGGCTCGGAGCATTCAACATAATGATGTCCATGGGTTCGACAGTTGTAGCATGTTCCTATGGGTGGTCGTCGATACTGCTCCACTAAACCTTGCATTGTACCGGCTGACGAACCTTCCATAGGACTCATGTTCTCAACAACCTCTTTCTTCCCTCtctcatttcccacttttcCAGTCTGATCTCCTTTCCCCACATCAGGAAGTTTTGGTTTGGATGCATGTTTGCTATTGGTGAAGACACGAGTACTATTCCCAGAATTGCCAGTATTGCCTTTCTCTTTGTTCGACGTGATTTCGTTAACATGATTACGTGAACGATTTTCTGATTGTTTTTGGaggaaactgaaattttcatcaattttccTGCCATACCTTTTCAATTTACTTAAGGATCTAattccagatccggtcagagcGTTTTTGTAATCATGACGCATGTTACGCCAGATTAAGTCAAATTTCCTTCTTTCCGATAACTGTCTTGTCATCGACTGGAAAGTTTTTTGCATGTCATGGAAATAGTCTGCAAATCTTTCACCTCGGTTTTGGCGACGATTGGTTGCCTGAATTTCGAGTTGGAAGTCGAGATCTGGAGGAAGGAACTCTCTCTTCAACTCCTTTTTCAACTCTGACCAATTTCGAAAATCTTTATTTTCCACGCCATCGATGTACCAATCTTTGGCACGACCGGTGAACAAATGCAACGCTGATCGATACAATTCCCGATCTGAAATATCTTCAGATCGACAACGCATTTTcacttccttcaaaaattcagacAATTTCCGCCCCTCATCCTTTCCATCATACTTGAGCCTCCATTCGGCTACAGGTATCCTTTAATTGCCTTTCTTGTTTTCTTATGCTTCTTCTTCGATCTCTTCTTTcccctactttcttcttccgaTGAGTCCATAGAGCTACTAGAACTCGAAAATTCTGTACTCTGAGAGAAATCCGACGAGAGAGTTTTTTCGGACGAAGTGGAGCTTACgtgtttcttctttttctttcttatgtCCTTTCtactgtttttcatttttcctttcattctgatgTCTTTCTTCTTTGAAATCATTGAGCTCTCACTTTCTTCAATGGCGCTTTCCATTGAGTGTTCAGTTTCTCTATGAAACTCAACTTTGTTTCCACTCTTACTATTTCCAGCAGTACTGGAAGCTACGGTATTTGAaccgatttttattttattctttttaatTGTTTCCTGACTTTCGGATTCTGAGTTTGAATGAGGCGTCTCTTTTGTGCCTTCTGTAAATCCAGAGAAAACAACCTCTGATTGATTCATATTTTCGTTTAATTCAGTTAGTAGTCGTTCTAGATTTTGTTTCCTCTTTATTCGATTTCccatttctttcaaattttcctGTTCTTTTCTGATTTCTTGTTCCCTTTTTAGTCTTTGCTGCTCAGACGTATGAACAACGAAATCTTTGAACGCAGCAATCAAATACTCGAATTCCTTCTCTTTTCCTGGTTCGTATTCGTTCAGCTTTCCCAAAATTTCCTCTGTCCTTTTTCTTGATAATTCCATTTCACTTTTCTTCTGAGCTAAAACGCTCATCGCTCCTCCACTTGTCTGATCTAACTCTCCCCCATCATCCCCACCTTCGAGAGTAGCAACCGTATCATTCAAGGTTGCGATCTCAGTGCGAACCTCATCTAAAACTTCTGTTAGTTTCTCTCCTAGCGGCCTAATCTTGCTTGTGTCGGTTTTTGAGTTCGATGATGGAAAATGAGTTGCAATAATCTCGTCTATTTGGTTTtcgatttcatttatttctGCTAAAAATTTACGAGCATCTATTGCTCTCGCTAACTGTCCAATTCGTACGCGGTAGTGTACAACACGGGTTCTCAATTTTTCCCTCTGCCTAGCATCAGCCTTAGGGTTCTCGAAAATTCCACGGATAACTTGTATTCGTGATCTTATAATGCTAATTTCTTCCTTTGCCGTTCTCCACGTTCTAGCAAATGCTGTAGCGTTAATCCCTacactcctttcttccttcatcctatCTTTCAATTTGCGCCGTTTGACACTCTCATGGTCATCAAAGTGAAATAACAAATTCCTAATCAAAAGCTCATGTTCCACCTCGTCTATGGCGAGATGAGACACTTCCATGTGTCGGTATGCCGATTGCAAAtccatttcttcaaaattcaacaCAGTCACACTGTCTGATGTACAGCTCGTATTTTTATTTAACCGAGAGAGGTAGCGTTCGTGAAAATTGCTTATTCTATGATATTGTTGAGTCAAGACccattaatgaaaaaaaattaaattaaaaaattctaGAATTTGTTCGCGCGCACCTATTTAGCACACTTTGCTTCAAATTAATTATTCTAAACGACGTTCGCGCACTAGTAGAAGCGCAGCTCTAGCAGTGATTTCTGCAGAAAGTGTGTCTCGCACTACACAGATCAGATACCCTACCTATTCACCAACCCAAGCACCTGATAAGCTATTTTTGATAAATTAGGTAGTTCTACAATCTTTCGCACTCCCTTTGAACTTCTGATCAGTTTCGCTTCTCTTTTAGCTGGGCGCCAATTATTATCGCGGGTACTCTCACTACGGGGACCTAACCAAAGCGGACGCTGGGGACGAGACCTCACAGGCCTTGCCACCAGGGGTTCCCAAACTCTTTTTTCAGGGTCGGCTCTTTGCGCTGATCAGAAGTTCAAACACTCAGTTTTTCTTTCACTTTtagtctattttttttattgaacttaCTTTTAGTGTAGGTGTGTGAGTGTTAGCTGGGCCGGCCGGCGATGGTGGGGGTTTCTGGGCAAATCTGGGCGTTGCGGCGTAATCGGAATCGTGGAATCGCATGCGCTTGGGGGCGTCCGATATCGCGCGGGATGTCAATCACGGTATCTTTCTCTCGTGGGTCGTAGCACAGGGATAGGGCAGACCTCGCTACAGGATATCGCCACACGTGCTTGGCGAACCGACAGGGTCACGGGATTGGAGCCTATTCTCCGAGGCTATGAGTTGGCGGTGGCACTGACAACGTGGTCACACACTGGCTCAGGGTCCAAGCCAACACTTAATGGgtcctaggaggaatctcgggaGGTCTTAGGgttgcatttatttattcacCGTGAATAAAGGTTACCTGGCTCAAATTTTCCTTTATCTATGATAGAATTATTTTCCACTATTATGCCACTCAAAATTTGATAATGGCTTTCACTTTAAAATGGAATTCAACTTTTTATAACTACTGTTAAATTCACACACGTTCTTGATTGATCAAAGTCTCCAGTGGAAAAGGCGGATTAGATCCAGGTTCAATAGTGGCAAACCCCTTTTCTACCTCCCCTCCATTTCCTCACCCCTCCTAAATATCCTTTTTCCCCTCCTTTGGGTCCATTCCTCATTCCCGGCATGTTCCATCCACCCACCCCTTGTATGTGTGTTTCGTGTTATGTGCGTTACAATTTcatttgttattcaaattaacagTTGGATTTAGGGAGTTGTGTGCTTATAGTTTTTCTTACTAGAGAAGTATTTAAATACTTGTATACAAACTTTTATACAACATAAACAATATTAATTCGTCCTGAACAGTAGTATGCATGATATTTACGATACTCGGAATACCTTACTACTCTACCTATACATTGCTAGGGTTGGATCCTAGGGTGAAGTACCCAAAACGGTAACAGCATCGACGTCAATGTCTCGATTCAATTTGCATTCCCCATCACAGCGAGTCTGACCGGGTCAAAACAAGTCTCGGACAATCAATGGCTGCGACTGCACCCGCCAGGGTGGTTCCGGATTTCAGCTCACGTTCGACCATGTGGGCGATAACGACGCAATGATAGTTTGAATCGTGCTGCCGTCGAAAATTAAGATGTGCTCAACAATTGGTCAGAAGGCTGGCTGGTCTGGTGGTGGCGGGGCTGCTGCGCACAATGTGGACACTCCTCGGACCACCATTAGCTCGAGCTGCGTTGGCCTTGGCTTGAGTTGGCGGTTCAGGTGCGAACCTCGCTCTGTGCCGAACTAATGGCGAACTTACTGCGGATGTAGCGTGGACGGCAAGAAGGAGTCAAAGAAAATAACAGCGAAATTGCCAGTGTAAAATTATCATGTTAATGGGTTTTATTGATCCATTGAATATCATTATGTCCATTCCATATTTGGGAAGAGGTTAGGAAGAGTTGGTATGGGAGTAGGGGATGTGAAACGATGGACTCTGTAATAGATGCCAAGTGCGGAATGATATCATCGTGATGGCGTCTGCAGTGAAATTGTTTTTCGATGTCACCGGAAACGGAGGAAATGTAAATCTTCCGTCACTTTCCGTTGTGAAATGATTGTACGTCAATTTACTTCGGTTCAGCGTGCACTCTCATGGATCTAACTTTCTAAATTACGACAAAAacgttctttgatatgcaaaataaaagtatcatcagaCACACCTTTCgcgataatagaacaaaacctgaccTAATCGATTTTCTTTACTGTCTTACTGTATGGACCTCCATAAAACTTTCCCATTTGTGTGAAATATCATCTCAACATTCACATGAGCAAAGTCTTCATTATACATTTGGCTTATCCAGCTTCACCTGCTTTTCAACAACGAGAAGCACTTACTTCAAACGAGGTCTAATTATCTTATCGCTTCACACAGCGTACCGATTATCCCGTGTACCGTCTGTCAATTTTTACAAAACACACCGGCCCCGCCTGTTGCTCGATTTGCATCCACACAAACGTTTATTAAGCGAGAGCTACCACCTTCGACACGGGGATAAATGACACACATTACGCGGCTGACGCATTAGGTTCCAGAAGTTTTCAAGCCACTTGCATACACTTAATTTTTTGCACTCTTCTCTGTCGTTACCAAGAAGCATGTTGACGCCTGAACCTGATCGCACTTTTCTGTTGGAGGTCGATGCTTGTTTTGTGGCTGGATCCCATCCAGCACGTCAGAAGGCAACACATCTTGAGCCGAGAAGAAAAGTGTGCAAGCTGTGCTTCTAATTTACATAAAATCCCGCCGGCTGACTGCAGTGGTTTCGGATAACAAGAACGGGATTACGTTGCGTGACCACTTGGTCCGTcgcgtcgtcatcgtcgtcgttggcCTCCATTTCTTGGCAGACAACCAGCAGCCAGCAATCTTGGTGTTGATCTGCATCTTCGAAGTTGCACCCACTTTGGTAGCCACTGGCCTATTGGAAACTAATTATCGTCCCAAATGCGTCTTGTAGTTATTCTTCAGTTGAATGAAAGCCTTTTGCAACCGGGATGAAGATTATTCTTTTTTGCTGTTCCCGAACAGACGTGTTAGAAGCCGTTCGATGAAACCCGAGCCAACATGCAACTCAAGTCCGCTCCGGtttaaatgataacaaattgcACGCAATATTTCAACATTTCCGAAACGAGTTCGAGAAGGAAACCCCTTTCGGTACCGAACGGTCGGAAATAGGTAATTAATTATGTTCGAAATGCATCCCCGCTACTGACAAGCGACAACCAACAACGACGGTTAGGGGTGACTCACCGGGTCCAGAGGT
The nucleotide sequence above comes from Armigeres subalbatus isolate Guangzhou_Male chromosome 3, GZ_Asu_2, whole genome shotgun sequence. Encoded proteins:
- the LOC134222975 gene encoding reticulocyte-binding protein homolog 2a-like, producing the protein MDLQSAYRHMEVSHLAIDEVEHELLIRNLLFHFDDHESVKRRKLKDRMKEERSVGINATAFARTWRTAKEEISIIRSRIQVIRGIFENPKADARQREKLRTRVVHYRVRIGQLARAIDARKFLAEINEIENQIDEIIATHFPSSNSKTDTSKIRPLGEKLTEVLDEVRTEIATLNDTVATLEGGDDGGELDQTSGGAMSVLAQKKSEMELSRKRTEEILGKLNEYEPGKEKEFEYLIAAFKDFVVHTSEQQRLKREQEIRKEQENLKEMGNRIKRKQNLERLLTELNENMNQSEVVFSGFTEGTKETPHSNSESESQETIKKNKIKIGSNTVASSTAGNSKSGNKVEFHRETEHSMESAIEESESSMISKKKDIRMKGKMKNSRKDIRKKKKKHVSSTSSEKTLSSDFSQSTEFSSSSSSMDSSEEESRGKKRSKKKHKKTRKAIKGYL